GTGGCCTGGGATATTGGAGTAGAACGCGGTGAAGAGTTCGAGCAGGAAGAAGAAGACGTTAGCAACCATAGCGTAGGTAATGATCTTCGCGAGCATGCTGACAGCTTCTTTACCGAGCTTAAACTTTGCGACCTTTTCCACGACCATGAGCAGGAGCAGCATGATAGCAGGACCTGCGCAGAATGCGGAAGCGAGGAAGCGGGCAGCCATGATAGCGGTAAGCCAGTAATGGCGGCCGGGGACACCAGCGTACAGGAATGCGGTAACGGTATGAATGGAGAAAGCGAACGGCACGGAGATGATGGCCAGAACGCGGACCCATTTAGCGTAGGGCACGCCTTTCTTCTGAGCTTCGAGGGAAGCCCAGCCGACGATGATGTTCAGGAAGAGGTATCCGTTAAGTACGAGAGCGTCCCAGAACAAGACTGAATTGGGAGTCGGGTGGATAACGAGGTTAAACAGTCGCTGCGGCTGACCAAGGTCAACGATAACGAAGAGCAGGCACATGATGATAGCACCAATAGCCATGAATTCGCCGAAGACGACGAGGTTGCCGAACTTTTTATAATTATGGAAATAATAGGGCAATACCAGCATAACGCCGGAAGCAGCAACACCAACGAGGTAGGTGAGCTGGGCAATGTAGAAGCCCCAGGAAACGTCGCGGCTCATGTCGGTAACGACGAGGCCTTCCTGGTACTGGATGACATAGGCCCCAAAGCCAATACCGATGAGCACCAGCAGGAAGCCGATCCAGCCCCAGTATCTTTTATCTCCGGTAAGTGCTTTTTCGAGCATGGCTCACCACCTTAGATGATGTAGAAGACGCTGGGGTTTGTGCCCAGGTCAGGTTTACGGCGAATAGAGTAGTTCTCTGCCAGGGCTTTTCTGACCTCAGAGTTGGGGTCACCCAGATCGCCGAACAGGATTTTCCCTTCAGACGCTTCGACACAGAGGGGCATTTTGCCCTCGGAGAGGCGTTCCACACAGAAGTCGCACTTTTCGACGACACCCTTGGTGCGTGTGGGGTACTTGGGGTTTTCCTTTTTCAGGCCATTTCTGGGGTCCTGGAAGTTGAAGCTACGGGAACCGTAGGGGCAGCCAGCCATGCAGAAGCGGCAACCGATGCAACGGTGCATATCCATCATGACGATGCCGTCGGCGCGTTTGAAGGTGGCCTGAGTAGGACACACGCGCACGCAGGGCGGTTCTTCACAGTGGTTGCAAAGCAGCGGGAAGGGCTTCTCTTCGACTTCTTCGCTCATGAACTCGTTGTGAGCATGGGGGAAGGTGTGATGGAAGCTGTCCAGCCACATCCATTTGACTTCTTTTTTCCCAGAGAATTCTGGCACGTTATGGTAGACGTGGCAGGCTTCGATCAGGGGCTTGTAGTCGTCAGCGGAGTGGAACTTTCGGGTATCGATGACCATGCCCCAGCGCTTTGCTTTGAGCTGTTCTGGCTTTGGGGTCATGTGGTCATAGTGGGGCAGGTAGCTCGCAGCGGCGGTACCTGCGCCTGCAGCGACACCGAGGGTGGTGACGGCTGCAACCTTCAGAAAGTTACGTCTGGTATTTTTCATCTACATACCCTCCTTAGGAGCGATATGGCAGTCCCAGCAGTACGGATTGACTGCTGCTGCGGTATGGCACTTGTCGCAGAACTGCTCTTTGGAGGTATGGCACTTCATGCAGGTTTTCTGCAGGCTCATTTCGTAGTGCTTTCCATTGAGCTTGCTGGTGTAGACGCGATTGCCGTTACGGACAACTTCGTCACGCCATATGTTGAGCATGTGCATATGCTCAGCTTTCATCCAGTTGGGGTCTTCGATGCATTCCGTAGCGTTAGCAGGCTTCTGGAGTTCGGGGGTGACATATGAAGCCTGCCCCACGTTGTACCAGAAAGGGAATGTCATCAAGGCGAGGAATACGATGATTCCGGCTATGATCTTTCCACCATCATACATTTAGTTTCCCTCCATTATTCCACGTTGGGGAGGTCTTCACCGCGCAGGTCGGTCGTGCGTTTGTGTTCGCCTTTCATAACCAGGGCGTTTGCCACGAGTTCGTGTACGCCAGTTACGTCGACGCCCGGGGCCCAGTAGTTCGCCAGCGGAGGCAGGGTTGCACGGTCGATAGCGCAGATGGTGGCGAGCATGTTGACGTCATGCTTCTCCTGAACATAGCGCAGTGCATTACCACGCGGCAGGCCGCCACGCATACGCATTTCCATGAACTCGTCCGTATTCAGACCGGAGCCGCCAGCGCAGCAGAAGGTCTTTTCGCGGATGGTGTCTTCGGGCATCTCATAGAAGTTGTTGCAGACGGCCTTGATGATATCACGAGGCTCGTCCAGAAGACCCATAGCGCGTGCGGGGTTGCAGGAGTCATGGAAGGTGACACGCAGGTGGTCGTTGCGGCTGGGGTCCAGATTGAGCTTATTGTGATGGATAAGATCAGAAGTAAACTCAGTGATGTGGATCATGCCGGTAGATGCGGCGTTTTCGAAACGGGTGCCTGTGATGGGGCTGACCGGAGTTTCGAGGCCAGAAGGACCATTCATGGTGTCCATGTACTGGTTGATAACGCGCCACATGTGACCACACTCACCACCGATGATGTACTTAACACCGAGACGCTTTGCTTCTGCATACATCTTGGCGTTGAGCTTTTTCATCATGGAATCGGAGGTGAAGAGACCGAAGTTACCGCCCTCAGAAGCGTAGGTGGACCAGGTGTAGTCCAGACCCAGCTCGTGGAAGAGCATGAGGTAACCCATGTATGTGTATGTACCCGGGTCAGCGAAGATATCGCCGGAGGGGGTAATGAAGAGGATTTCGTGGCCTTTTTCGTTGACGGGACAATTGACTTTGACGCCAGTGACGTCCTCAATGTCGTCGACCATGAATTCCATCATGTCGTAATACGCATGGGGCTGAATGCCCATGTGGTTACCGGTACGGTTCGAGTTTGCAGCAGGCTCAAGGATCCAGTTGATGTTGAGTCCGAGCGCATGAAGGATCTCACGAGCCATCATGGTGATTTCTGCGGTATCGATGCCGTAGGGGCAGAACAGGGAGCAACGGCGGCACTCAGTACACTGATAGAAGTAGAGGAACCATTCTTTGATGACGTCCTCTTCGAGCTTACGTGCACCGGCGAGTTTGCCGAGGATTTTACCTGCGAGGGTGAACTCACCGCGGTAAATGGAGCGGAGGAGTTCTGCACGCAGTACGGGCATGTTCTTGGGGTCGCCACTACCGATGTAGAAGTGACACTTGTCAGCACATGCACCACAGCGCACACAGACATCCATAAAGATCTTGAAGGAACGGTATTTCTTCAGACGCTTACGGAACTCTGTTCTGACGATTTCGCGCCAGTTTTCCGGCAGATGCCAGTCTTCGTCAGTGGGAACCCACTTCCGAGCATGGGGGAACTGCCCGTGAGTTTCCTCGTTGAGGTAATTCACGACTTCGGGCTTAGCAGGATAGCACCAGTTACCCGGGTGGAACTCGGGTGGCACGTCCATCCAGTTTTTAGAAGGAACTTTGTAGGTGTACTCCAAAAGTTCTTCTGGCTTCAAATTCCAAGCCATTACTTATCTCCTTGGGCTACTAGGCCTCTTTTTCAGTCTCTTCGAGGGGCTTTTCTACAGGCAGGCCTGCGTCGACCATTTTCTGTCTGTAATCATCCTCGTAGTCAGCATAGCTGTGAGCCTTGATGGACGGATCGTTCCAGGGGTTCACGTGACGCTTGGCGCGGTTGTTGTTCGCCAGGTTTCTGGTGGGGCTTAAGAAAACGCCACCCATGTGCATCAGCTTGCTGAAGGGGAAGTAGGAGATCAGCACACAGACCAGGAAGAGGTGAATGTAGAAGATGACGCCGATTTCCGGGCTAGGGACAACGGGGCTGAAAGAGAACAGGCCCATGGTGATCTCTTTGACACCAATAATGTCCGTCTTAGCGAAGTAGCGCATCAGGATACCGGAGCCAGCAATGCTCAGGATCAGGAACAGCGGGAAGTAGTCCGCCAAAAGAGAAATGTAGCGCAACTGTGGAATCAGAACTCGGCGCAGCAGAAGCAGAGTCACACCAGCGACCAGAGTGAGGTCGGTGATGTAGAGAGTCGGTGCTCCAAGCTGCAGGAAGCCGTCTGCCCACTCAAGGCCGAGCAGGAAGCCCGGAACTGGGTCGGTGAACAGGCGGAAGTGCCTCACGAAGACAATGAGGAACGAGTAGTGGAACAAAAGTGCAAAAGCCCACAGCCACTTTGCAGAGGCGTAGCGGACTTTGGCGTCCACGCCGTCCGATGCAGAACCAAAACGCTGTACAGCGAGGTTTCTGAACAGGGAACGGAAGAAAAGAACTTCAAGCACCATACGCACAAAAACCTGCCAGCCAGTAGCAGGATTGTCGTATTTGTCATGCTTGATCCAGTCATGCGAAAGCTGCTGCCCCGCAGTCGTGGGAATACGGAAGGGGACAGGCGTTTTGGCCCATCCGATCACCTTTGCAATGGCGCCACCGAAGAACAACGCGATTGCAAGGTACGGGATGATGACCCCAAAAAGGGTATGCATCCCCATAGCCCCCGCACCCAGCAGCGCGATGAGAGCCAGCGCGAAGACTAAAAAAAGTGAATACAAAGCGTTCATAAGCCCCTACCTCGATTAAAGTTGCAGTGCCAGTTACCCGTCACCTGACTCTGGAGTGTCATCCTTCTTCTCATCGGCCCACTCCGAGAAGTCGCAAACCAAACCGGCTCTCCTCAAGAGCCCGGAAAAACGCTGCTTCGAATCCTGAAGCCGGATTTCGAACAGCTTTTCTCGGCATTTGGTATACATGTCGAACGCAATAAGCGTGACTGTATCAACATGGGATTCAAAATCCCAGAGTTCCTGAATCAGTTCGAATGATGGAGGAACGTTTTCTTCCTTGGCCTGCTTCTTGATCTGTTCACGCACAACGTGTTTTACCAACAGAATAATTGCAGTTGCCTCGGAAGGAGAATACTCCTGAACAGCGCGTATGCGAACTATCTCATCAATATAGGCGGGCAGTTTGTCGTCAGCCTCATCTTTGAGCAGTTCGTCATAAATACCCGTGATGGCGGAGTGCAGGTGCACGCCAACAGGGTTGCCCCAAGGGTTATCCTTTTTCAGAAAAATCGAGCTTAGTCCGGGATAGGTTTTCACGACAAGATCGAACCATCTGTCGAGAATTTCGTCACGCCGGCTTGTAAGCAGTTCTGCAAGTGTCATGATGACAATACCCTATGCTTTATGGAGAATTAAGCGCGTTCTTTTGGATAAAATTACGCGTACCAGTCTACCATCCTGCCGTGTTTGTAAACCGCTGAAATTGAGTATCAATAAGGGGATACATTCATGACAGTTTGGGAGTTCCGGGTCCCTCATGGGAGAAAAACTTGACCAGCATATAATGAATATAAGGCCCTTTCGTCAAACTGATCGCTTGAATTTTCGGAATCCTAGCAGGGCTTCTTTTTCGGGTCCAATTTTCAGATCCGTTTTTTGCTGGTTGTTTGTTCTGGCATCAGTTACGACTCCTCACAAACATTCCTCTTTAGAGTAACCTTATAAATGCAGCCTAAAGCGATATAGAAATATGTCCAGAAAGTTGAAAATACTTCTTGTTTACCCATATTGGCTCGAAGATCGGACGCACACTGAAGATGTAGTAAGTGTGCCAATCGGTGTGTACTGGATTGCTGCCTTGCTCAAGGAGCATAATTATGACGTCGAGATATGCAACTGGAGTGATAAAAAAAATTCTCCAGACGAAATCCGCGCCGAAATTGAATCGAAAAAACCCGATGTCATCGGCTATTCTGTTCTTCAGGCAAACCGCTTTGGCGCTCTTGAGATAGCTCAAATTGCCAAGCAGGTGAATACCAAAGTTATAAATATCCTCGGTGGTGTCGGTTCAACGACTCTTTGGGACTTTTTTCTTCGGAATTATTCACAAGTTGATGCCTGCGTTCTTGGCGAAGGTGAGTACACTATGCTTGAGCTAGTGCAAAACCTTGAGCAAGATAATGCAGATTTCTCTGCAATACCAGGCATTGCACTCCGCGACAAGCAGGGCGTCCCCTACGCAACCGAAGAACGGCCACGAATCAAAAATCTTGATGAATTGCCGATTCCTGCAAAATATTTTTCCTATCAGCACGTGATTCTTGGGCGAGGCTGTCCCGGCCACTGTACGTTCTGTGGCTCGCCTTTTTTATGGAAGTCTCAGGTCCGACTCCGTTCTGCAAAACATTTTGTGGATGAACTGGAGCTGCTTCACGAGCGTGGAGAAAATTTTTTCTACGTCTCTGACGATACGTTTACCCTTGACCGAAAGCGTGTCATCGCCGTGTGTCAGGACATTCTTGCCCGAAAACTTAATATTAGCTGGGCAGCTATCTCGCGCGTCGACCGTGTTGATGAGGAAGTTTTGTCCTGGATGCGCAAGGCTGGCTGCATTCAGATCAGTTATGGCGTTGAGTCCGGCTCTCCTGAAATTCGCGAGTATCTTAACAAAGGTATTCGTGAGGAAGACGTTATTCGGGCTTTTCAGCTCACCACCCGTTACGGCATCCTTGCCCGCGCGTACTTTATATATGGATGCCCCGGAGAAACTCCCGAGACTATTCAGCAGACGCTCGACCTTATAAAGAAGATCAAACCCCTGATTGTTCACTTTTTTATTCTCTCCGTTTTTCCCGGTACTGCGCTTTATGAGCGGTTTAAGGAAAAAACTGGCGCCAACGATCATATTTGGGCTGACCAAATTGAGGATATAAAATATCTCGAACTGGACGATTCGCTTGATCTAAAAACCGTTGAGCAGTACGGCCACACCTTGCGCGAGACGTATTATTCGTGGCTGCCGCAGTTCGTCGACGAAATCGAGCTGGTGGACGATCCAGACTTCGCTCCACTTCATGCCGACTTTCTCGCCCGCCTCGGCATGACGTTTCACGAAGGAGATTATGCCTCGAACCTGAATCTTCTCGATTCCCCGGATATTGCCGAGAAGCTTTATCAAAGGGCATTAGACTATTATCCCGATGCGACAGCTGCCCTCGGGTTGGGAATGATGTATCAGAAGGAACGTCGCTACGCTGAATCCGTTCGGATTTTTGCCTATGGACTCACTGCTAACAAAGGCCATGAAAAGTTGAGTCTCGCCCTCGCTATCAGTCTGATGAACTGTGGCGACTTTGGAAAGGCTCTCGCCTTTTTGGAACCCTTTGAATCCAATCCGCAGGCCCTGCACTTTGCCGCGATCTGTCATCAGCATCTCGGGAACCACATGCAGGCAGAGAACCTGCGGTTTAAGGCTCGAAAAATTACTGGAGAAATTTCATGAGTGGAGAGAAAAACGTCAAGGTGCAGAATTGCTTTGCGCCAATGGCTATTGAAGAACGGTCCCTTGGTATCATTGACTCCGAAGTGCCAGAACCCCGCCCGTTTCAGGGGAAGCAGTGGGAAGTCGTTCGCCGTCTGATTCACACCACCGCCGACTTTGAGATGCTCGACCTTGTTCGTTTTTCCGACCATGCCGTTGAGTCCGGTCTCGAAGCCCTTCGCGCAGGGTGTCACATCGTTACCGATACGCAGATGGCCCGGATGGGTATTCCCATGCGTCGCATGGAGCCTCTCAACAGCACTGTGCAATGTTTGATGAATGACCCTCGCGTGATCGAGCAGGCTAAGGCGACTGGCAACACCCGTGCCCGTATGGCTGTCGACATTGCTGTCTCTGAGTTACAGCCTGATATTTTTGTCATTGGCAATGCCCCCACTGCGCTTTTGCGGCTTCTCGACCTCATCGACGAGGGCAAGATTATGCCCAAGCTCATCGTTGGCATGCCTGTCGGCTTTGTGAATGCCGCTGAGTCCAAGGCACTTCTCGAAGCTCGCATGGACCTTCCCTTTATTACGATTTATGGCCGCAAAGGTGGTTCCACCCTCGCCGCGGCAACGATTAACGCCCTCGCTGAAATCGTCCTGCGTGGTGAATAAAAATATTTGACCCTCCATCAGCGTGTTAGCGCTGGATGGGTGGGTGAGAGAAAATTGGGGGCCTGCCCCAGCCCGTGAGGGCTGGATGGGTGGGCGGGGGAAGATTGGGGGCCAGCCCCCAAACCCCCGCGTAAGGGAATGATTCCCTTACGTATCCTCATCGAGTTTAAAAGCCCTGCAAGCTTCGCTTGCAGGGCTTTTAAACTTGTTGGGGCTGCCTAAAGCGGCTTCTTTCTCTTTCTCGTGCGTTGCCACCATTTTCTTTTTGAACGCTTGCGTTCAAAAAGAAAGGGATGGAGCGCAAAGAAAAAGAACACGCGCCCAGTTAATTAGGCCGAAAAAAAGAGGGCCGAAATGGAGAGGAGAGCGAAGCTCTCATCACATTTCGGTCCCCTTTTATTTCGGGCGAAATCGGGATTCCCAAGGGCCTCGTCCTTGGGCGGGGTCAAGGGGCAGCGCCCCTTGCAGAGCACGAGACGGAGTCTCGTACCCCCACCCACCCCAAAGCCCTTGCAGGGCTTGGGGCAGCGCCCCAATAAAACATCCCCCCATCCATACACAACTTTTCACTCAGCGCGAGCGAGGAGTGGCTGACCTATGAGAGTTTCGATTTGCTGCGCGGGGAGTGGTCGGGAATAGAGAAAGCCTTGGGCATAAGGGCAGTCAAAGCTGGCGAGGATTTGAGCCTGCTCAGGGGTGGCGACGCCTTCGGCGACGACGAGG
Above is a window of Desulfobaculum bizertense DSM 18034 DNA encoding:
- the dsrP gene encoding sulfate reduction electron transfer complex DsrMKJOP subunit DsrP, which gives rise to MLEKALTGDKRYWGWIGFLLVLIGIGFGAYVIQYQEGLVVTDMSRDVSWGFYIAQLTYLVGVAASGVMLVLPYYFHNYKKFGNLVVFGEFMAIGAIIMCLLFVIVDLGQPQRLFNLVIHPTPNSVLFWDALVLNGYLFLNIIVGWASLEAQKKGVPYAKWVRVLAIISVPFAFSIHTVTAFLYAGVPGRHYWLTAIMAARFLASAFCAGPAIMLLLLMVVEKVAKFKLGKEAVSMLAKIITYAMVANVFFFLLELFTAFYSNIPGHKASIVYLFSGLEGHTELVPYFWAASFMGILSLVLLIPPRFRNNKPLLIFALLILIAATWIDKGLGLVVAGFIPNMFEGVTPYIPSGIELTISMGIYALGALIVTVLWKIAVTVKKEAAS
- the dsrO gene encoding sulfate reduction electron transfer complex DsrMKJOP subunit DsrO yields the protein MKNTRRNFLKVAAVTTLGVAAGAGTAAASYLPHYDHMTPKPEQLKAKRWGMVIDTRKFHSADDYKPLIEACHVYHNVPEFSGKKEVKWMWLDSFHHTFPHAHNEFMSEEVEEKPFPLLCNHCEEPPCVRVCPTQATFKRADGIVMMDMHRCIGCRFCMAGCPYGSRSFNFQDPRNGLKKENPKYPTRTKGVVEKCDFCVERLSEGKMPLCVEASEGKILFGDLGDPNSEVRKALAENYSIRRKPDLGTNPSVFYII
- the dsrJ gene encoding sulfate reduction electron transfer complex DsrMKJOP subunit DsrJ, translated to MYDGGKIIAGIIVFLALMTFPFWYNVGQASYVTPELQKPANATECIEDPNWMKAEHMHMLNIWRDEVVRNGNRVYTSKLNGKHYEMSLQKTCMKCHTSKEQFCDKCHTAAAVNPYCWDCHIAPKEGM
- the dsrK gene encoding sulfate reduction electron transfer complex DsrMKJOP subunit DsrK, which encodes MAWNLKPEELLEYTYKVPSKNWMDVPPEFHPGNWCYPAKPEVVNYLNEETHGQFPHARKWVPTDEDWHLPENWREIVRTEFRKRLKKYRSFKIFMDVCVRCGACADKCHFYIGSGDPKNMPVLRAELLRSIYRGEFTLAGKILGKLAGARKLEEDVIKEWFLYFYQCTECRRCSLFCPYGIDTAEITMMAREILHALGLNINWILEPAANSNRTGNHMGIQPHAYYDMMEFMVDDIEDVTGVKVNCPVNEKGHEILFITPSGDIFADPGTYTYMGYLMLFHELGLDYTWSTYASEGGNFGLFTSDSMMKKLNAKMYAEAKRLGVKYIIGGECGHMWRVINQYMDTMNGPSGLETPVSPITGTRFENAASTGMIHITEFTSDLIHHNKLNLDPSRNDHLRVTFHDSCNPARAMGLLDEPRDIIKAVCNNFYEMPEDTIREKTFCCAGGSGLNTDEFMEMRMRGGLPRGNALRYVQEKHDVNMLATICAIDRATLPPLANYWAPGVDVTGVHELVANALVMKGEHKRTTDLRGEDLPNVE
- the dsrM gene encoding sulfate reduction electron transfer complex DsrMKJOP subunit DsrM, with translation MNALYSLFLVFALALIALLGAGAMGMHTLFGVIIPYLAIALFFGGAIAKVIGWAKTPVPFRIPTTAGQQLSHDWIKHDKYDNPATGWQVFVRMVLEVLFFRSLFRNLAVQRFGSASDGVDAKVRYASAKWLWAFALLFHYSFLIVFVRHFRLFTDPVPGFLLGLEWADGFLQLGAPTLYITDLTLVAGVTLLLLRRVLIPQLRYISLLADYFPLFLILSIAGSGILMRYFAKTDIIGVKEITMGLFSFSPVVPSPEIGVIFYIHLFLVCVLISYFPFSKLMHMGGVFLSPTRNLANNNRAKRHVNPWNDPSIKAHSYADYEDDYRQKMVDAGLPVEKPLEETEKEA
- a CDS encoding RsbRD N-terminal domain-containing protein translates to MTLAELLTSRRDEILDRWFDLVVKTYPGLSSIFLKKDNPWGNPVGVHLHSAITGIYDELLKDEADDKLPAYIDEIVRIRAVQEYSPSEATAIILLVKHVVREQIKKQAKEENVPPSFELIQELWDFESHVDTVTLIAFDMYTKCREKLFEIRLQDSKQRFSGLLRRAGLVCDFSEWADEKKDDTPESGDG
- a CDS encoding B12-binding domain-containing radical SAM protein, with the protein product MSRKLKILLVYPYWLEDRTHTEDVVSVPIGVYWIAALLKEHNYDVEICNWSDKKNSPDEIRAEIESKKPDVIGYSVLQANRFGALEIAQIAKQVNTKVINILGGVGSTTLWDFFLRNYSQVDACVLGEGEYTMLELVQNLEQDNADFSAIPGIALRDKQGVPYATEERPRIKNLDELPIPAKYFSYQHVILGRGCPGHCTFCGSPFLWKSQVRLRSAKHFVDELELLHERGENFFYVSDDTFTLDRKRVIAVCQDILARKLNISWAAISRVDRVDEEVLSWMRKAGCIQISYGVESGSPEIREYLNKGIREEDVIRAFQLTTRYGILARAYFIYGCPGETPETIQQTLDLIKKIKPLIVHFFILSVFPGTALYERFKEKTGANDHIWADQIEDIKYLELDDSLDLKTVEQYGHTLRETYYSWLPQFVDEIELVDDPDFAPLHADFLARLGMTFHEGDYASNLNLLDSPDIAEKLYQRALDYYPDATAALGLGMMYQKERRYAESVRIFAYGLTANKGHEKLSLALAISLMNCGDFGKALAFLEPFESNPQALHFAAICHQHLGNHMQAENLRFKARKITGEIS
- a CDS encoding precorrin-8X methylmutase, with the translated sequence MSGEKNVKVQNCFAPMAIEERSLGIIDSEVPEPRPFQGKQWEVVRRLIHTTADFEMLDLVRFSDHAVESGLEALRAGCHIVTDTQMARMGIPMRRMEPLNSTVQCLMNDPRVIEQAKATGNTRARMAVDIAVSELQPDIFVIGNAPTALLRLLDLIDEGKIMPKLIVGMPVGFVNAAESKALLEARMDLPFITIYGRKGGSTLAAATINALAEIVLRGE